In the genome of Phlebotomus papatasi isolate M1 chromosome 2, Ppap_2.1, whole genome shotgun sequence, one region contains:
- the LOC129802213 gene encoding mediator of RNA polymerase II transcription subunit 1 — protein MSSKINGNPPLTMNSIGEKNKKWQLELLMERLRSKSSNKSFPELAKAVRMALLEKRYALDAVEKANLQKCLDSMQHCIKVTTRQGLVERLESLTRQLGLKFMEDTSGLFISSDMFYLEIVLDAGGAVQDVKVHHECKIEQQSCSELVNCLVNGDFADFTTQLEGLASIYQLNAEPKIKSKAFVALQALETDLYNLYKLQNFYKDPQALLLQSQVGIVQKRRGGHPMKLTYFVSPYELLDTESKTILPLTVEVIHGRNVGTSVTVNLEASAANKLQIQSILTVSPDGQPVYAPLATHNSTMLPASFVLTLNRKMPVTLSLVQQMTSVTEISFGPDPTASEPLLGLIAAQSADGELSGSSKGMFVTLPDQNHCYFLTEGESFRGIVIGSVPFTEPAHVPKLLKILRQQVLFNTLISSCIRANSRQDFDSTTVFEVSALSCQHLTVSLEHPFDEAMATVEFDLTDVMDIQCKVFAPGRSYENLGTILSRVVQKSLSIPVTMRALIKAWEQENSLQATRTFDAGNFNLALGPGDPGGRNSTTTDFTKTTDIKPSSSAARSLFSDPEPGPGEAEEAAGDEEGIQDEASEGFGEADLDAFGEEVAAEALGEGAGGAFQVVTASDGSGKSVKKRRVEEDFWKSPKSNVLGNVSDSGSNSDSNSLGAESADGGVTASSWHQPSDVEATSFNISPALDIDGASDAEIESDLGDGSKKVKKRSRDEANDKNVMPPFVSITPISTASSTNFSSVLAGIGLDRRPGIEIIPLGATQNLSSSITITPINTSSSSSPKEKKSSSSSKKSSSDDRKGEKKKKRKREDSPMGPPDALNKPVSVSIKGSDGAPLSPSGLMRKFSSSSSPKQSSPGGHHQSPKHGGLQSPKQYSSASPKHSSGTGSGKPSMSALKSATNSPSGKSSEKKSSSSSSGGGSSGSREKEKSEKKSSSSRSDSPKMKASSVKLKQIDLSSAFQLTGVDVDLQDLNKSSPPSQSKNRKGSLSAVIDKLKLAQNQTDEPKAGSGNGKEKSPPKSDGIPPTSSSYMVKPSLDGMKITINKTRNKESSPKTTESTGKLNLGSGSGGGSGSNSPKTHTGLKPGVNSGPASKKSQQNSSNLSGTSKSSSSSDSNRSSFQKSNSSGSLSGSSSKVSGNGSGGFTKTSSGSDLSKVSSTVNHGSSEKQRTEKSKAPQKNTFESVFLQANREADAMKKLGFGGSTMEGFMKALDKKFQIPKLSARSASTDEVKKESRPVSSSSAPTTPIPLMMASPTGSNSGSASFQGVTGGVTKMLAEYLTKEVPSKYPFSGSASAGSGSGTSPKYGGVFSSEISLGKSLSQDSLQFAAGGQNRESGGVRSNPSTPTSLVASPFPSPVAISRSSADSPAPRAAESDSSKSSLTKDSTNSPLAAMRPPSAPPTPIQATSGDSGALDFSTRAPPPPTKSSSTVSTFPPSPSVSLHIVKSPVPSPLVIPSPHSGSPCITDDELMDEALVGISGK, from the exons ATGTCCTCCAAAATAAACG GGAATCCCCCATTGACCATGAACAGCATCGGGGAGAAGAACAAGAAGTGGCAGTTGGAGCTGCTGATGGAGAGACTACGGTCAAAGTCCTCCAATAAATCATTTCCTGAACTCGCAAAAGCCGTCCGGATGGCATTGTTG GAGAAGAGATATGCTTTGGATGCCGTTGAGAAGGCAAATCTGCAAAAGTGCCTGGACAGTATGCAGCACTGTATCAAAGTGACAACAAGGCAGGGACTCGTGGAGCGCCTTGAGAGTCTTACGCGTCAGCTGGGGCTGAAATTTATGGAAGATACATCGGGATTGTTTATTAGTTCGGATATGTTTTATCTGGAGATTGTCCTGGATGCTGGGGGGGCGGTGCAGGACGTTAAAGTTCACCATGAGTGCAAAATTGAACAGCAATCGTGCAGTGAATTGGTCAATTGTCTGGTTAATGGGGATTTTGCTGACTTTACCACTCAGCTGGAAGGTCTAGCATCAATTTATCAGCTCAATGCTGAACCCAAGATCAAGAGCAAGGCCTTTGTGGCATTGCAGGCTCTCGAGACTGATCTGTACAATCTGTACAAATTGCAGAATTTCTACAAGGATCCCCAGGCTCTTCTGCTGCAATCCCAAGTGGGAATTGTGCAGAAGAGACGTGGAGGGCATCCGATGAAATTGACTTACTTCGTGTCTCCTTATGAGCTCCTGGACACGGAGTCCAAGACAATCCTTCCACTGACTGTGGAGGTTATCCATGGAAGGAATGTTGGGACGAGTGTTACGGTGAATCTGGAGGCTTCAGCAGCCAATAAACTCCAGATTCAGTCAATACTCACGGTGTCCCCGGACGGACAGCCCGTTTATGCTCCCCTGGCCACGCACAATTCCACCATGTTGCCGGCCAGTTTTGTCCTGACGCTCAACCGAAAGATGCCCGTGACTCTCTCCCTGGTCCAGCAAATGACCTCAGTCACAGAGATCTCCTTCGGTCCGGATCCCACCGCCTCCGAGCCCCTTCTGGGCCTAATAGCTGCCCAATCGGCCGATGGGGAATTGTCCGGGAGTTCAAAGGGAATGTTTGTTACGCTTCCGGATCAGAATCACTGTTACTTCCTCACCGAAGGGGAATCCTTCAGAGGCATCGTGATAGGCAGTGTGCCCTTCACTGAACCTGCCCATGTGCCCAAACTCCTCAAAATCCTCCGGCAGCAAGTTCTCTTCAACACTCTCATCTCCAGCTGCATCCGTGCAAACAGTCGCCAGGATTTTGACTCAACGACCGTTTTCGAGGTTAGCGCTCTGTCCTGTCAGCACCTCACAGTGTCCCTTGAGCATCCCTTTGACGAAGCCATGGCCACGGTTGAGTTCGATCTCACTGACGTCATGGATATTCAATGCAAAGTTTTTGCACCCGGACGATCCTACGAGAACTTAGGCACAATCCTCAGTCGAGTGGTGCAGAAGAGTCTCTCAATTCCCGTCACCATGAGAGCCTTGATCAAAGCCTGGGAACAGGAAAATTCCCTCCAGGCCACGAGGACTTTCGACGCAGGAAATTTTAACTTAGCCCTCGGTCCAGGAGATCCCGGTGGACGAAATTCTACCACCACAGATTTCACCAAGACCACAGACATCAAGCCATCCAGTAGTGCTGCCCGATCTCTGTTTTCTGACCCAGAGCCAGGTCCGGGGGAAGCAGAGGAAGCAGCAGGAGACGAAGAAGGCATTCAGGATGAAGCCAGTGAGGGATTTGGAGAGGCAGATCTGGATGCATTTGGGGAAGAAGTGGCAGCAGAGGCCCTGGGCGAGGGGGCAGGAGGAGCCTTTCAGGTGGTGACTGCCAGTGATGGGAGTGGGAAGAGTGTGAAGAAGCGACGTGTGGAGGAGGATTTTTGGAAGAGCCCAAAGAGTAATGTGCTGGGAAATGTGAGTGACAGTGGCAGCAACAGTGACTCCAACTCTTTGGGCGCTGAATCAGCCGACGGAGGAGTCACAGCGTCCAGCTGGCATCAGCCATCAGATGTCGAAGCGACATCATTCAACATCAGTCCAGCCCTG GACATCGATGGTGCATCAGATGCAGAGATTGAGTCAGATTTGGGCGATGGGAGTAAGAAAGTGAAGAAACGTAGTCGAGATGAGGCAAATGATAAGAATGTGATGCCACCATTTGTGAGCATAACGCCCATTTCAACAGCCTCATCGACCAATTTCAGTTCGGTTTTGGCTGGAATTGGACTCGATCGAAGGCCGGGAATTGAGATAATTCCACTGGGTGCTACGCAAAATCTCTCGTCTAGCATTACGATAACGCCAATTAATACGTCGTCGTCTAGTTCGCCGAAAGAGAAGAAGTCTTCGTCGTCGTCCAAGAAGTCATCTTCGGATGATCGAAAGggggagaagaagaagaagagaaagAGGGAAGATAGTCCAATGGGTCCACCAGATGCTCTCAATAAGCCGGTTAGTGTGAGTATCAAGGGATCGGATGGGGCTCCGCTGTCACCGTCGGGTTTGATGAGGAAATTTTCGTCGTCGTCGTCGCCGAAGCAATCGAGTCCCGGAGGACATCATCAGAGTCCGAAGCATGGTGGTCTGCAGAGTCCGAAGCAGTACTCATCGGCTTCGCCTAAGCACAGTAGTGGTACGGGATCGGGAAAACCGAGTATGTCAGCCCTGAAGTCAGCCACAAATTCGCCAAGTGGGAAGAGTAGTGAGAAGAAGTCGTCCAGTTCGTCTTCCGGGGGAGGATCATCGGGATCGAGGGAGAAGGAGAAGAGTGAGAAGAAGTCATCGAGCAGTCGAAGTGATAGTCCGAAAATGAAGGCGTCTTCCGTGAAGTTGAAACAGATTGATCTGAGTTCGGCTTTTCAGTTGACGGGAGTTGATGTTGATCTGCAGGATCTCAATAAATCCTCCCCGCCGAGTCAGTCGAAAAATCGCAAAGGGAGCCTAAGTGCGGTGATTGATAAGTTGAAACTGGCTCAGAATCAGACGGATGAGCCAAAGGCTGGAAGTGGGAATGGAAAGGAGAAATCTCCACCGAAATCTGACGGAATTCCGCCGACGTCGTCGTCGTACATGGTCAAGCCAAGTCTCGATGGCATGAAGATCACCATCAACAAGACACGGAACAAGGAATCATCGCCCAAGACGACGGAGAGCACGGGAAAGTTGAATCTGGGAAGTGGATCAGGCGGCGGGAGTGGATCTAATTCACCCAAAACCCACACAG GTCTCAAGCCTGGGGTCAACAGTGGTCCGGCTTCGAAGAAGTCCCAGCAAAATTCATCCAATTTGTCTGGTACGTCAAAATCTTCGTCATCTTCTGACAGCAACCGTTCCTCCTTCCAAAAGTCCAACTCATCAGGCAGCCTGTCGGGGTCATCGTCAAAGGTGAGTGGAAATGGTAGTGGAGGGTTCACCAAGACAAGTTCCGGAAGTGATTTGTCAAAGGTGTCTAGCACTGTGAATCACGGATCGTCCGAGAAGCAGAGAACGGAGAAGTCAAAGGCACCGCAAAAGAATACATTTGAGAGtgtatttttgcaggccaatcGAGAGGCGGATGCCATGAAGAAATTAGGTTTTGGGGGTTCCACTATGGAGGGTTTTATGAAGGCTCTGGATAAGAAATTTCAGATACCCAAACTTTCGGCTAGGTCTGCCTCAACGGATGAGGTTAAGAAGGAATCTAGGCCGGTTTCGTCCTCTTCTGCCCCAACAACTCCCATTCCCTTGATGATGGCCTCTCCCACGGGTAGTAATAGTGGTTCTGCGAGTTTTCAGGGTGTTACTGGGGGGGTCACTAAGATGCTGGCTGAGTATCTGACAAAGGAGGTACCCAGCAAGTATCCATTTTCCGGAAGTGCTTCTGCTGGGAGTGGCAGTGGCACTTCCCCGAAATATGGTGGAGTTTTTAGTTCGGAGATTTCTCTGGGGAAGAGTCTGAGTCAGGATTCACTGCAATTTGCAGCTGGGGGGCAGAATCGGGAGAGTGGTGGGGTTAGGTCCAATCCGTCAACTCCAACTTCCCTCGTTGCGTCCCCATTTCCCTCTCCTGTGGCCATTTCGCGATCGTCAGCTGATTCTCCTGCTCCCCGGGCAGCTGAATCTGATTCTAGCAAATCAAGTCTAACGAAGGACTCTACAAATTCTCCCCTGGCCGCTATGAGGCCTCCCTCAGCTCCTCCTACACCCATTCAGGCAACTTCTGGGGATTCCGGAGCTCTGGACTTCTCCACCAGAGCACCACCACCGCCCACAAAATCCTCTTCGACTGTTTCCACCTTTCCACCGTCCCCAAGCGTTTCCCTGCACATTGTCAAGTCACCCGTTCCGTCGCCCCTTGTTATCCCATCGCCCCATTCCGGATCGCCCTGTATCACGGACGATGAGCTTATGGATGAAGCTCTGGTGGGCATCAGTGGCAAATGA
- the LOC129802214 gene encoding POC1 centriolar protein homolog B, which produces MAEAVSEPVLLHHFKFGPRDITSVSFNPKEEKLVTTSSDGSLVLCHYTKQDRVVKYTGHSKAIHDVSWSPTGSVFVTASTDQHVRLWSPKLCGKSRALHAHTSAVRTVNFDTTGKYFVTGSDDKSLKLWVTKDFTFIKSFLGHTNWLRCVRVASYDNLMGSCADDRMVKIWDLETGQCLHTFQQSKGLPRNLAWHPDTPMFAVALSNNTVKLFDIRTKELIQYYKNHSEAVNSVAFHPNGKFMLSGSDDGTMKVSDLLEGRYILSLNPQTGPVKTVTFSPNGHLFASGGNNSDLLLWKSNLSDDVALADDDSFPSHAKEEVEDNED; this is translated from the exons ATGGCAGAAGCCGTCTCAGAACCTGTTCTTCTGCATCATTTCAAATTTGGCCCACGGGATATCACATCCGTGAGCTTCAATCCCAAGGAAGAGAAGCTGGTCACAACGTCAAGTGACGGAAGTCTTGTCCTCTGTCACTACACCAAGCAGGATCGGGTAGTAAAGTACACTGGGCACTCTAAGGCCATTCACGATGTTTCCTGGTCACCAACGGGAAGTGTCTTTGTCACAGCCTCGACAGATCAGCATGTTCGGCTTTGGTCCCCAAAACTCTGTGGCAAGTCCAGAGCTCTCCATGCCCACACATCGGCCGTGAGAACTGTGAACTTTGACACGACGGGGAAGTACTTTGTGACTGGATCAGATGACAAATCCCTGAAGTTGTGGGTCACAAAGGACTTCACGTTCATCAAGAGCTTCTTGGGCCACACAAATTGGCTGCGATGTGTCCGGGTGGCTTCCTATGACAATCTCATGGGCAGTTGCGCTGATGACAGAATGgtcaagatctgggatttggaAACAGGGCAGTGTCTGCATACGTTCCAGCAGAGCAAAG GACTTCCCAGGAATCTTGCCTGGCATCCGGATACGCCAATGTTTGCTGTTGCTCTGTCCAACAACACTGTTAAGCTCTTTGATATTCGCACGAAGGAACTGATTCAGTATTACAAGAATCATTCTGAAGCTGTGAATTCAGTGGCTTTCCATCCCAATGGGAAGTTCATGTTGTCAGGCAGTGACGATGGAACAATGAAGGTTAGCGACCTCCTGGAAGGACGCTACATTCTCTCCCTCAATCCACAGACGGGACCCGTGAAAACCGTGACATTTTCCCCCAATGGACATCTCTTTGCTTCCGGAGGAAATAATTCAGAT CTACTTCTGTGGAAGTCTAATTTATCCGATGATGTGGCATTAGCTGATGATGATTCTTTTCCTTCACATGCCAAGGAAGAGGTGGAAGATAACGAAGATTAG
- the LOC129802216 gene encoding uncharacterized protein F21D5.5, translating to MSFASRLQQFSRYFSRKIMENPPARECLLQSVDRQLRDVKISEEISFIGRSPDTEIQDEFCSRKQVMVKADFSSRTVELEAQGINPSALNGKIMEKKKPYRAIHGDVLEVVAGKFPYKILFSPELPSVKRKIDESPEQSPAKVAKKESWTGLDGNQLYVWTASGVMSSPKIASYDIDGTIIKTKSGNVFPKNIDDWMLAYPEVPGKLKKYHGEGFKVVFFTNQAAISKKKLKIEDFVNKVKKVVGKINIPIQVFISTGKGIYRKPMIGMWRKLEEEFNDGVKIDMKESFFVGDAAGRTEAKGRKKDHSCSDRFMAINLGLTFFTPEEHFQGTRALPWARPEFDPKNIVPPKTLLEPAGTNLMADHKEIIVMVGSPGSGKSSFVQRSFQGSKYDIVNRDKLGTWQKCVTAAQSALDRGRSVVVDNTNPDIESRKRYTDLAKKVKCRCRCFVMSTTLAQSRHNITFRELTDPAHVKINDIILNSYKSKFKEPQTSEGFEEIVRVNFVPSFQNSDHEELYRMYLLEK from the exons ATGTCATTTGCTAGCCGGCTTCAGCAATTCTCGCggtatttttcaaggaaaatcaTGGAAAATCCTCCAGCCAGAGAGTGTCTCCTGCAGAGTGTTGATAGGCAGTTGCGTGATGTGAAAATCTCTGAAGAAATCAGCTTCATTGGAAGGTCTCCGGACACAGAAATCCAAGATGAATTTTGTTCAAGAAAGCAAG TAATGGTAAAGGCAGACTTTTCCAGCAGAACAGTAGAGTTGGAAGCCCAAGGGATCAATCCCAGTGCCCTAAATGGCAAGATAATGGAGAAAAAGAAGCCCTACAGGGCCATTCATGGGGATGTCCTGGAAGTCGTTGCTGGTAAGTTTCCCTACAAAATCCTCTTTAGTCCTGAATTACCGTCCGTCAAGAGGAAGATTGACGAGTCACCTGAGCAATCTCCAGCCAAAGTGGCCAAGAAAGAATCATGGACAGGCCTGGATGGCAATCAGTTGTACGTCTGGACAGCTTCTGGGGTAATGTCCAGTCCCAAAATTGCCTCTTACGACATCGATGGGACAATTATTAAAACCAAATCCGGCAATGTCTTCCCCAAGAATATCGATGACTGGATGCTGGCGTATCCGGAAGTTCCGGGAAAGCTGAAAAAGTACCATGGGGAGGGTTTCAAGGTGGTTTTCTTCACAAATCAGGCAGCAATCTCcaaaaaaaagctaaaaattgaggATTTTGTGAATAAAGTGAAGAAGGTGGTGGGGAAAATAAACATTCCCATTCAGGTGTTTATCTCAACGGGAAAGGGAATCTACCGGAAGCCAATGATAGGGATGTGGAGGAAGCTGGAGGAGGAATTCAATGATGGGGTGAAAATTGACATGAAGGAGAGTTTTTTCGTTGGAGATGCAGCTGGGAGGACTGAGGCAAAGGGCCGGAAGAAGGATCATTCTTGCAGTGATCGCTTTATGGCCATCAATCTCGGTTTGACATTTTTCACGCCTGAGGAACACTTTCAGGGAACTAGAGCTCTCCCATGGGCACGTCCAGAGTTCGATCCCAAGAACATTGTCCCGCCCAAGACTCTCCTAGAGCCAGCGGGAACAAATCTCATGGCAGATCACAAAGAAATCATTGTCATGGTCGGAAGTCCCGGTTCTGGCAAGTCCTCCTTTGTCCAGAGAAGCTTCCAGGGCAGCAAATACGACATAGTCAATCGAGACAAACTGGGAACGTGGCAAAAGTGCGTGACAGCTGCTCAGTCCGCCCTGGACAGAGGCAGGAGTGTCGTGGTGGACAACACAAATCCCGACATTGAGAGTCGCAAGAGATACACAGATCTGGCTAAGAAAGTCAAATGCCGCTGTCGATGCTTCGTCATGAGCACAACTCTTGCCCAATCTAGGCACAATATTACCTTCAGGGAACTCACAGATCCCGCCCATGTCAAGATAAACGATATCATTCTCAATTCTTACAA ATCCAAGTTCAAAGAGCCCCAGACATCCGAGGGATTTGAGGAAATTGTCCGTGTGAATTTTGTTCCCAGCTTCCAGAACAGCGATCACGAGGAGCTGTACAGGATGTACCTGCTGGAGAAATAA